DNA from Gemmatimonadaceae bacterium:
CTATTACACTATGCTGCATGGTTGCGCTGTAGTGTGCCTTACGCTGCATGCTTATCCTGCGAGGTTCCTCGATTTATCGCAAGAATTCGCTGCCTAAGTACGCGCGCTCCGAACAGCCTAGCCCTCATCCCATGGCAAGGGAAGCAGTTCCGCCGCGCGCGTGGGACACGCCGCCATGTTTAGGCTGCGACCGCACGCAGTAGAATGAACGCGGACGTCGTGTAGACGCCGAGCGCCGGAGCGAGAGGCATAGGCGGTCCGCTGTTAGCGAAAGCGCCCGCGGGGCGGGCGCAAATCCTCAGATCGTGTGTCAACCGACCGTACCGCGGTGATCGGATGTCAGCTCGCCCGGCTCGCCGCCGCCCGCTCCCGCTCCACCAACGGCATCACCTGCTCCGCGAACCGCTCCATCTCCTCGAACTGCGGGCTGCACTGCAGCAGCAGCAAGTTGAGCCCCGCCTTCTCGAGGTCGATGATCCGCTCCGCCACCTGCTCCGGCGTGCCGACAAGCCCAGCGCGCAGCCCACGGTTAGACACCGAGTAATCCTCGAGACTCACCTGCTGCTCGAGCTTCGTGTTCGAGATCCAATCCTGATAGTTGTTGTAGCCCGGCGACCCCGGCGACACGTTGGTGATCCGCTCCATCTCGCGCCGCGCCTCTCGCTCCGTGTCCCGGACGATGAAGTACGCCGCCATTCCGTACGTCATCGGTTCCGCGCCCACCGCTTCGCGACGTTGCGTCATGTCGGCGATCTTGGGCGCGATGCGCTCGGCCGGATCGCCGTGCATGACGTATGCATCGCATGCGCGCGCGATGAGCGTCTTGGCCGCTTCCGATTCGCCGCCCGCATAGATCGTGGGGCGCGGCGCGCGCGCCGGCTTGGGCTCCAACACCAAGTCATCCACGTTGTAGTAGCGGCCGTGATACGAAAACGTGGGCTCGTGCCACGCGCCGTCGAGCACGTCGAGCCACTCCGCGGTGCGAGCGTACCGGTCGTCGTGCTGGTCGAACTGCACGCCGTACCGGCGCGCCTCGTCCGACCACCAGCTCGACACCACGTTGAGCGCCAAGCGCCCGTGCGCGATCTGGTCGATGTTCGCCGCCTGCTTCGCGAGAATGGCCGGCGAATGAAACGTCGGCCTAACGGCGACCATGAGTTCCAGCCGCTCCGTCACCGCCGCCAGCGCGGCCGCCGTCGACCAGGCGTCGAGCGCCGGCGCATCGATGCCCTTGATGTCGTTCAGAAAGAGCTCGGCGATGAGCGTGATGTCGTAGCCGATCTCTTCGCTGCGACGCGCCAACCGCCTCACGTAGTCCCAACTGCTGTCCATGTTCTCGTCCGGCACGTTGCGCAGCCAGCCGCCGAACACCGGAAGCCAATAGCCATACCGCATTACGCCGCCTCCACCGTCGTTAGGCCCGCGCGCGTCTCGAGGTAGTCCGCGAGCCGGGCGAAGGGGTCGAACCCGATGACGTTGGGCGCGTCGGCCACGAAGTTGGACAACGCGTTGATGTCGTAGAAGTAGTGCCTGCCATCGCGATCGTCGACGAGATACTCGATCCCGCCCACGTCCAGCTTGGCCGCGCGCGCGATGCGCTCCACCTGCGCGATGACGTCGCGCGGCGGGTGCGCCGCCTCGACCCGCATGCCGGTGCGAGGCGCGTCGATCGCACAGGCGCCGCGCACCAGCTCCACCCCATCCGTGCGCTGGCAGGCGTCGGCGGGACAGAGATCGTACGAGCCGGTCGCCGGATAGACGTTGATCGCGTACAGATACTCGCCGCCCAACGTTTCGACGCGCGTGATGTGCCCGTCGCGCAAGGGGCACGACTCCTGCACCAGCGCCGTGCCGTCGATGCCTAACGCAACCGAGCCGCGTGCAGTCTCGTCGGCCAGCGCCTCCGGGGTGTCGTAGCGCACGATGCCCGCGCCGCTCCCGCCCACGTTGGCCTTGACCAGCACCGGGAACCGGAGTCCCGCCGCGGCGCCCGGCGCTTCGGCCGCGTCGTTGATCACCACGGCGCGCGGATACGGCAGGCCCAACCCGTCGAGCAGACCGAGCTGCGTTGCCTTCGACAACTCGAGTGCATAGACGGCCGACCCGTTCACCGTGGGCACGCCGATGCGCTCCAGGTGCCGCAGCCAGTGCAGCGTGTAGTAGAGCGACTGCGCGTGCCCGCGCAGGTACGCCGACGGGCTCGCGCGATTGAACACGAGCGAGTACGGCGACTGGCGTTCCGACGGATCGAACCGATGCGACGCGGCGTCGAGCCGCACGTACGGCGTGCCGCGACGATCGAGCTCGGCGAACAGCGGCCGGAACCAGTCGGGATGCTCGTGAAAAATGGCAATCGGTCGATCGACGACGGACATGTGTGTCAACTCTCCATGGAAGACGACGACATCGCTCCGCGAACCGCACGAAGCCCTTCGGCGAGAGCAACCGCTTCGCCGGCGGCCATCCTCGCCCGCGCCATCAACTCAGCGTTAGGCGACCGTTCGATGAACTCGGCGTCCGTGCCGTAGACGCCGGCGGCCACGACGACCGCGCCGACGCTTGCGAGGAGCGGACGCAGCCCGTGATCGATGCACAGCGCGTGCGACGGCCCGCCGCCGGTCGCGATCGGAATCGCAACCTTCCCGCCTAACGCACCCGCAGCAAACAGGTCGCAAAACACTTTGAGTAGTCCGCTGTAGGTGGCGCGATATACCGGCGTGCTCACCGCCACGATGTCCGCCGCCGCCACCGATGCCAACGCCTGCTCCACCTCCGGCGCGGCGCGGCGGCCCAGCAACCCGTCGGCCGGCACGGTCGCGAGATCGACGAGCGTCGCCGCCACGCCGAGCGCGCCTAACGCCGCCAGCACGTCCTCCAAAAGACGCCTCGACTTCGACGCGGCGGAGGGACTGCCGGAAATGCCGACAACGGAAAAACCGTTTGAGCTCAAAGGACCCTTCCTCACACCAACACCTGGGACGCACCGAACCGTTCCCGATCCGGCCATACCGTGACACGAAACGGCCCGACTCTCCGAGCACAGAGAGTCAGGCCGGACTCGACGATGACGCGCTGCATGCGTGCGCCTTAAGCAAGCATCTTAGACGGGCGCGCACGTCTGGGTCAAGCGCGTGCGCGCAGCCCGCCACGGACGGTGCCACTCACGCACGGCGAGCTCTTCAACGGCTCCAACGCGGCCGACCAGGAGCGCCTCGAGCGCACTCGAGTCCTCAAGCTCGGCCCGCGACTGCCGCAACCAGTGTCGGACGACATCATCGTCGGCGTACACGTCCCGCAGCACCGCCAACACGAAGCGCAAACCTCGCAACCGGCGCGCGGTGCGCAGCAGCGTCGAGTCGCCGAAGATGCTCAGCGGCAGTCCAGCGTGCGCCGCAAGCTCGGCGTGCGTCGGGGTCCTCACGCCAGGACCGCAAAGCCACTTCTCGAGCTCATCCCTGCCCATCACTTGGGTCATTGCCCATCGCCTCCGCCGCGCGACTGGCTCGCACGCGCGACAGCCATTACAATAGTAGTTCGGTGTGTCTTCGGTTTTTGAAAGCTAGCAGATGATTCGGAGGACCACAAGAGAGGCGCGACGCTGGTGTCCGATGCGTGCAAAATGAATTGCGACTGATACCATCGTTTCCGATGAGATTCGACATGCCATCGAGCCCCATCGTCGCGCAGGCCGAGTTGCCTTATCACCGTGGGGCCGAGCAACTTATGTCTATGCCTTCGACTCGACCGCGCCGCTGGACGGAAGAGGAAGTCGCGCGCCTTATCGATGAACGCCCGGGCTACACGCCCCGGTACGAGCTCGTCGACGGGGAGCTGTTAGTTACGTCTCCACCGACGACGCGGCATCAGCGAGCGTTGATGCAACTGGCCTTCAGACTTGGCCCGTACCTCAGCGAGCAACGGATCGGCGAGGTACTGTTCGGGCCGGTTGACTTTCGGTTGCGCCCAGGGACGCGCTTCGAACCCGACCTGTGCGTCATTCCCGCGCCTAACGGACTTCTTTCGGCCGCCGTGGATCCGATTCGGCACGCAATGCTCATCTGTGAAGCCCTGTCCCCGAGCTCGCTGCGGCATGATCGCTTCACCAAGCGCCGAGCGTTCCAGCGTGATCGCGTACCTGAATACTGGATTGTGGACGGCACGTCCGAAACGTTCGAGGTTTGGCACCCGGACGACGAAAGCGCCAGGGTCATTGCCGACCGCCTAACGTGGCGCCCGGAGGGGTGCACGGCCCTGTTCGAGCTCGACGTGAAAGACCTGTTCGCGAGTATCGCCGACGGCGCGCCGTTGCGCTGACCCACACTCGGCGCCATTCTTCGGGCGCGGTCGCACCGCGTCCCCATGACGCACACGGATTTCATTCCGAGCACCAATCACCCCACCCCGTCGCAGCGGCGCGCGATCGAAGCCGAACCGCGCTCCCTGCTCGTGCTCGCCGGCCCCGGCGCGGGCAAGACGTTCTGCCTCATCGAGCGCATTCGATACCTCATCGAACAGCACGGGTTCGATCCGTCGCGCATCTGCGTCTTCACGTTCACCAATAAGGCCGCCGGCGAGATTGCGCACCGTCTCGAGACACGCGCCGGACTCGCGGACGCCGCGCAGCGCATCACGCGCGGCACGATCCACGCGTTCTGCGCCGATTTGCTGCGGCGCTACGGCGAGGACATCGGGTTGCCGGCCGGCTTCGGCCTCGCCGACGAGGATTATCAGTTAGGCGTCCTGCGCCGGATCGAAGGCCCTCGCCGCTGGCATCGCCACACGCTCACGCAGTTCTCGGCGTTCCGGTTTCGCAACATCGGCCTGCATCACGATTCGCTCGTCCTGTTCGACGCGTACGAGCGTCACCTCGTGCGACGCAACGTGCTCGACTTCGATCATCTCGTGATCAAGGCCGCGGAGCTCATGGAGCGCTCGCCGCGCGCGGCGGAGATTCGCACGCGATGGGACGTCGTGCTCGTCGATGAATTCCAGGATCTGAATCGCGTGCAGTATCGCATCATCCGCGGGCTGGCCCGGGACCATCGCCACGTCTTCGCGGTGGGCGACGACGAGCAATCGATTTACTCCTGGGCCGGCGCCGACCGCGCCGTGTTCAC
Protein-coding regions in this window:
- a CDS encoding Uma2 family endonuclease, producing MPSTRPRRWTEEEVARLIDERPGYTPRYELVDGELLVTSPPTTRHQRALMQLAFRLGPYLSEQRIGEVLFGPVDFRLRPGTRFEPDLCVIPAPNGLLSAAVDPIRHAMLICEALSPSSLRHDRFTKRRAFQRDRVPEYWIVDGTSETFEVWHPDDESARVIADRLTWRPEGCTALFELDVKDLFASIADGAPLR
- a CDS encoding LLM class flavin-dependent oxidoreductase; its protein translation is MRYGYWLPVFGGWLRNVPDENMDSSWDYVRRLARRSEEIGYDITLIAELFLNDIKGIDAPALDAWSTAAALAAVTERLELMVAVRPTFHSPAILAKQAANIDQIAHGRLALNVVSSWWSDEARRYGVQFDQHDDRYARTAEWLDVLDGAWHEPTFSYHGRYYNVDDLVLEPKPARAPRPTIYAGGESEAAKTLIARACDAYVMHGDPAERIAPKIADMTQRREAVGAEPMTYGMAAYFIVRDTEREARREMERITNVSPGSPGYNNYQDWISNTKLEQQVSLEDYSVSNRGLRAGLVGTPEQVAERIIDLEKAGLNLLLLQCSPQFEEMERFAEQVMPLVERERAAASRAS
- a CDS encoding NAD(P)H-dependent oxidoreductase, coding for MAGSGTVRCVPGVGVRKGPLSSNGFSVVGISGSPSAASKSRRLLEDVLAALGALGVAATLVDLATVPADGLLGRRAAPEVEQALASVAAADIVAVSTPVYRATYSGLLKVFCDLFAAGALGGKVAIPIATGGGPSHALCIDHGLRPLLASVGAVVVAAGVYGTDAEFIERSPNAELMARARMAAGEAVALAEGLRAVRGAMSSSSMES